The sequence below is a genomic window from Ipomoea triloba cultivar NCNSP0323 chromosome 2, ASM357664v1.
gatgtaatTTCTAAGTGTGGGGGGAGGACAAAATTtgggaaaattttgaaaattttttgaagctttgcttggatgactcattgTGCATAATGTTTTGTAAATTGCCTTTCGCATCTTGTAGTTGTGATTACTCCCCtttgttggtttgtggtttgtctTTGGTGGAACTTGAAGCAACTCAACTTGCGATGGATGAGTCAATGTGTAACACACAATTGATCTATTCTCTTGTCAATGGTCTTGTTAACcgtttaataaatgaataaattctTGATcttgtgtgttatgcattgctagtgaaggcttatgtgagattcTGGTGATGATCgttttgctagaacttgcctcATTACTCCCCAAGTGAAGTCTTAGAATTACATGTTTTGAAATGatataggccatttttgttGAGCTCAAGCCTTAAACCTACCTTTTATGCATATGTTTACCCCTAGTTGTCCCCGTTGAgccttttgtttgtttaataagtgctaagcacttaaccCCCTTTGTGATTGTGTTTCTTATGTTAACCCTTGTCATTTAACCCTTAACCTTAGCCAAACTATTTCCCTCCACCCTTGAGAGAATAGAGCATTTGTTCTTTTTCATGGAAGAGATCTTTATTGGAGCTTGTATTGTTAGCAACCTTCTTACTAATTTTGTCTAAGTGTGGGGGTCTTGAGAATAagtttgtttattgttttgaaaagaaaaaaaaatgatgatgttgagaaaattgagaaaagtgttgaaaaaaatgaaatgaaaaaaaaatgaaaagaaaagaagaagttgAATAAAAGTTTGAAGTTTGTTTTGTAAGTTGTGCTCTACCCCACCACTTTAGAGGtttattttgtctttaataCTTGTTTGCTCCTTAGTCCATAGAAGTTTTATCTCTTCTAGCTCCAATTGTGAATGAATGTGAAGTTCTGTCCTTTGTTTTATTCctataccccttctttgttaaccattcacccttagccccattacaagcctaATAagagacctatttgatcttagcatgcattCTTAGAGTTGAGCTAGtgggagtatgaagggcaagcttatggaatctcattcaaagccaagttttgcataatctcaacttagtATTTGTGCACACTTGATCCTTACACAATTTAAATGTTTTGGTGCTTGATTATTGTCTTGAGAATGGATCTTGTGTGCCAAgctaaggtgattcttgaaacaagttgTGTTGTGTAGagttggtttgtggtttgttaaGTTGTGCAAAGTGGAGTATGATCAATTTCAATGCTATATTGGTAATTTAGTTCTTatttttgcttgaggacaagcaaaggcttaagtgtgggggagttgataagtgccaaaatgtTCATGCTTTCACCTTGCATTTAAGTTTATTTTCCTTGTCATTTGCTATAATTTTGCCCAAaatgttctcatttgattcatttgtgtgTTTAGGCCCAATTCTTGGTGATTTagatgaattgaatgatttttgGAGCATTTCGGATGCATGTAGAGTCAATGGGAGCCAATGAGAAGCTATGAAGATGGGAAAAACACCTCTAAGAGAGCCAAATTATGGTGTTTTTAATGGTCTTGGTCATTTGGACAAACAAAGGCAAAATTGGAGCAAAAGAACAAGAAGTTGAGATTCCCGCACAATTCGTCCACTGCTCAATTTTTTGACCATATCTCTGcgtaggaatgtccaaatcaaGTAATTTTTATATCATTGGAAAGCTAACTTGAAGAGCTACAACTTTGATGAAGACAACAAATGCTAATTCAAAAGATTTAGGGGTGAAAATCAGCCTAGAATTCCGGCAGATGGCCACAATTGTGGCCACGCGTCTGGCCACGCCCGTGGCCACACCCGTGGCCACTGGGCAGTATGCCCCCTGTTTCTGGCCACGGGCTTGGCCACACCCGTGGCCATGCCCGTGGCCAACCTTCCTTGCATGTATTTAACTCCGTTTTTGGCCATTTTAACTTGGTTCCGACCCATTTTAGAACCCTAGCTtctctctttcattttctttgatatttttaggttagattaggcttatatttaggttcctaaacattttggaagcttggattgaagcaTTTAAACTTGGATTTCAAGGATTTCATATCTATTTTCACTAGATAAgttcttcttctctttatttcaTTGCTTGCAATTTACTTTATTGTTTTATTGCTTTGATCTTTATCTTGTGTTTGTTATGGAATTCCTTGTTGGTTATGAATCTTGTGTTATTTTTCATTATGCTTATGTGTGATTAGTTCTCCTTGGAGGGAGGTAGGGATGTAGGCTAGGTTTTTGATGGAtgattttgaattggttaatGAAAGTTGAGACATGACTTTGATGTTGTTGATTGACATGATTATTTGAGTCCCGATTAGGGAGTGACAACCTAATCTAAGTTGAAGGAGTTGATCAACCATGCTTCACCTTTGAGAGAAGGGGAGTGTGTGATGTTATGAacaccaagtgtttgatgaaatgcctcttAGACATTCTTGAGTCATGGGAGTGTCCTTGAATGTTCTAAGAGTGTGGGATGACCTTGAGAAAGGCTTCCCTATTATTATATGACATCTATCATCTTTTGGTCCCCAATTTGGTTTCAATATCTTGACCTACCTTTAGTTCCTATTTACCTCCACTTTATTatcatttgttttcattatagtTTGTTGTTCGATATTGTGTTTGTATCCAAATCAACCATTCGTTTTAGCTAGATTTCCATAAGGAACATTAGTATCTTATGCTTGGAACACTAAAGCTCTACTCCTATCGCCAATCCTTGTGAGAACGATATCCGGTGTAAGGATACCCTCTTACATATCCACTCACCTAAAAAACTACTCCATCAATGAGGAATATATTGTGAGCTGTGAGAAGActtgtgaccctatatataaCCACTGGCCATCATTGTGGTTGTATTCCAATAGgtctcctaaaccctaaccagACTCCTAATCATAATGGGAGTCCAGCTATTAGGTTATTAGTGTTGCATCACATATcaattacttaatattattataactaatcctaatgttataataattatgataataataacaggaaaacgttacattctcccacttggtgcaaacacTCCTGCCTCAGAACAGAAAAACACCGACCATAGTGATATGTCCTCATTAATACAAGTAGTATCCATTATGCATCAAATGCAAACTGCCCTTAAGCACTTAATTAGGAAACACaacttaatgaaacaaacccTATGTTTATTTCAAGTACAACTTTAGTACATTTTCTCAGTAATATAAAGCAAATGAAGGTGTACACACTTAATTGAGAAAATGTCTGAATgcaaaagaattttattgaactgaatgtatatacaaattacaaaatagaTGAAAGTCCCATTTTCTGAAccagatccttgaatttaaatggaggcatgcctttagtcaagggatcTGCCAACATCAGCTCAGTCTTAATGTGTTCAATGATTACAACTTTATTCTTGACACGCTCCATAATGGCTAAGAATTTGATGTCGATGTGCTTACTTCGACTCCGACTTTTGTTGTTATTCTTAGCCAGGAAGATTGCAGCTGAGTTGTCACAGTAGACTTTCAATGGCTTCGATATAGAGTCCATAACTCTAAGCTCTGAGATAAAATTCTTTAGCCAAACACCTTGAGAAGTAGCCTCGAAACAggaaacgaactcggcttcaCATGTAGAAGTAGCTATTAAGGACTGTTTGACACTTCTCCATGAGATAGCCCCACCGGCCATAATAAAGACGCACCCAGAAATTGATTTGCGAGAATCAACACAGCCAGCGAAGTCAGCATCAGAATAGCCGACAACATCTAGATTGTCCGTCTGCCTAAACCCAAGCTTGTAGTCTTTGGTTCCTTTTAGATACCTTAGAACCTTCTTCACAGCTCTCCAATGGTCTAATCCCGGATTGTGCAGGTAACGTCCGAGCATTCCAACCGCGAAAGCAATGTCCGGCCTTGTACAGACTTGGATATATCCAAGACACCCAACCGCTGCAGAATAAGGGATGTTCTCCATGGATTCTTTCTCCAAATCATTTTTCGGACATTGGTCCAAACTAAATTTATCCCCTTTTGCAATGGGAGCAACGCTTGGTGAACAATTTTTTCATCtgaaatctttctaaaactttgttTATATAGGTTTCTTGAGATAAACCCAGTATGCCCCGGGACCTATCTCTATGAATTTTGATGCCAATAACATAAGAAGCatcacccatatccttcatgtcaaagttCTTAGAGAGAAATTGTTCACATCACGAAGCATCTCCTTATCATTGGTGGCAAGTAAGATGTCATcgacatataaaacaagaaaacatattCGACTCCCACTCACCTTTTGGTATATACAAGGATCCAAGggattttcaacaaaaccaaatgaagaaattaccCCATCGAATTTGATATACCATTGACAggaagcttgttttaaaccgtatATGGATTTTTTACGCTTACAGCCAACAACACCCaattgattttgttttattttaattttgactttgttgacttttgtttaattgtttcttGATGCGGAAAattcaacaaaacaaaatatttccAGCAGCCCGAATTAAttgcaaaaatttaaatatgtaacttaattgtataatgtatacaacatatttaaatatcacgtatatGCAATTAATAAAACCAGGCAGAGATTATACAGGaatctgataccaactgttagactaattatatcacatgtaaccataatatgtgataacaggatcgtactaacctccagccatagctctTAATCAACAAAGGTTGAATGATCCGGACTGCAACAGAGTTTCGCGTAAGCTTGTTGTCTCTCACTGGGCTCAGCTCtctctagatggtgtatgaggaaCATATTGTGAGCTGTGAGAGGActtgtgaccctatatataaCCACTGGCCATCATTGTGGTTGTATTCCAATAGgtctcctaaaccctaaccagACTCCTAATCATAATGGGAGTCCAGCTATTAGGTTATTAGTGTTGCACCACATATcaattacttaatattattataactaatcctaatgttataataattatgataataataataggaaaacGTTACA
It includes:
- the LOC116010840 gene encoding secreted RxLR effector protein 161-like, which produces MENIPYSAAVGCLGYIQVCTRPDIAFAVGMLGRYLHNPGLDHWRAVKKVLRYLKGTKDYKLGFRQTDNLDVVGYSDADFAGCVDSRKSISGCVFIMAGGAISWRSVKQSLIATSTCEAEFVSCFEATSQGVWLKNFISELRVMDSISKPLKVYCDNSAAIFLAKNNNKSRSRSKHIDIKFLAIMERVKNKVVIIEHIKTELMLADPLTKGMPPFKFKDLVQKMGLSSIL